The following are encoded together in the Pedobacter sp. D749 genome:
- a CDS encoding tetratricopeptide repeat protein, with the protein MLLLLFLFLCTAGFGQMSAPQKKLDSLLSLNQKNLRTDSTKIKILTEVYRQYMRMKSVDKAEEYIDKTIQLSHERNLKKFSAMAYYRRGTMYHGRSNYQKAEENYHNAVAEFSSVGNLDMVAGTYLNLGALYGSIPDYAKSLEVNQKAIAIFEKMGNEGDMASCYTNISTIYQSLGNQSQALVYMNMALKVFAKAGENTRGVAVVYGLIGANYFEASDRELREMNVLPDQKIKLALAYYNKSLRVSEAIGDIGLIATVKRELADLYSSIGQKDAALKSYQKSVELNKSGENKEAYAASLYALGNFYQKENDFENAILLLNNSLKIAEENRLLDIEKQSSLGLSTVYEKQKDYNKSLAYYRQYIAVRDKIFDQEKEKEITRRQMQLDFGIKERDYLLKQKLTDGELKRQQQELELKRQQLVLSDKEKALDLLTFQKAKADLNIHRLAQDSKFANAKFEAKLAAGIKDKQISKQVQQIKFDERLRLFLIIATILILIIAVVIFFNQRKTMRLNIIINTQKRELEQLSKVKDRIFSVVSHDMRTPVNSLISFMQLLEGGDIEQEKLNRYAAALKNNLTYTSTMMENLLNWAASQMQGFNPYLESLDIHELIDEVILSLQDNANEKSLVIQNFVPAKTFCKADSNMLTLVIRNIISNAIKFTPNGGKITTYADHNGNVLEIKISDTGIGLTPVQVEHFNMPGYLGAGVSTSGTNKEKGTGLGLLLCRTFISLMDGKISADINPTGGSYFKIIMKK; encoded by the coding sequence ATGCTGCTCCTACTTTTTTTGTTTTTATGTACGGCAGGTTTTGGTCAGATGAGTGCCCCGCAGAAAAAACTGGATAGCCTTTTAAGTTTAAATCAAAAGAATCTAAGAACAGATTCCACCAAAATCAAAATATTGACGGAAGTTTACCGCCAATACATGAGGATGAAAAGTGTAGATAAAGCGGAAGAGTATATTGATAAAACCATTCAGCTTTCACATGAGAGAAATCTAAAAAAATTCTCTGCAATGGCTTATTACCGTAGAGGTACAATGTATCATGGTAGGTCTAATTATCAAAAGGCAGAAGAGAATTATCACAATGCAGTCGCCGAATTTTCCTCAGTAGGTAACTTAGATATGGTTGCCGGAACTTACCTCAATTTAGGGGCTTTATATGGCAGCATTCCTGATTATGCAAAATCGTTAGAAGTTAACCAAAAGGCCATAGCGATCTTCGAAAAAATGGGCAACGAAGGCGACATGGCAAGTTGTTACACCAATATTTCTACTATTTATCAAAGTTTGGGTAATCAGAGTCAGGCCTTGGTTTATATGAACATGGCACTAAAAGTATTTGCTAAAGCGGGCGAAAATACAAGAGGCGTAGCGGTTGTTTATGGTTTGATTGGTGCCAATTATTTCGAGGCCTCAGATCGCGAATTAAGGGAGATGAATGTATTGCCTGACCAGAAAATTAAACTGGCTTTAGCGTATTACAATAAATCGTTGCGGGTATCAGAAGCCATTGGAGATATAGGTTTAATAGCCACTGTTAAACGAGAACTTGCTGACTTATACAGTTCAATAGGACAAAAGGACGCAGCGTTAAAGTCGTATCAAAAATCAGTTGAGTTAAATAAGTCGGGAGAGAATAAAGAAGCTTATGCCGCAAGTTTATATGCATTAGGAAACTTTTACCAAAAGGAAAATGATTTTGAAAATGCCATCCTATTACTCAATAATAGTTTAAAAATTGCCGAAGAAAACAGATTATTAGATATAGAAAAACAATCTAGTTTAGGGTTGAGTACGGTATATGAAAAACAAAAGGATTATAACAAATCATTAGCCTACTACAGGCAGTACATTGCAGTTAGGGATAAGATTTTTGATCAGGAAAAGGAAAAGGAAATTACCAGAAGGCAGATGCAGCTCGATTTTGGAATTAAAGAACGTGATTATTTATTGAAGCAAAAACTTACAGATGGCGAGTTAAAAAGACAACAACAAGAACTTGAACTAAAAAGGCAACAATTAGTGTTGAGTGATAAAGAAAAAGCATTAGACCTCCTAACTTTTCAAAAGGCAAAAGCTGATCTCAATATTCATCGTTTGGCTCAGGATAGTAAATTTGCTAATGCTAAATTTGAGGCAAAGTTAGCCGCCGGGATAAAAGATAAGCAGATTAGTAAACAGGTACAACAGATTAAATTTGATGAACGTTTAAGATTATTCCTCATCATAGCTACCATACTGATTCTCATTATTGCTGTTGTTATATTTTTTAATCAGCGGAAAACAATGAGGCTGAATATCATTATCAATACCCAAAAACGGGAGTTAGAGCAGTTAAGTAAGGTTAAAGACCGTATTTTTAGTGTGGTAAGTCACGATATGCGTACCCCAGTAAATTCATTAATTTCCTTTATGCAGTTGTTAGAAGGAGGGGATATTGAGCAAGAGAAATTAAACAGATATGCTGCGGCACTAAAAAACAACCTCACCTATACCTCTACAATGATGGAGAATCTCCTTAATTGGGCGGCCAGCCAGATGCAGGGGTTTAACCCGTATTTAGAATCGCTAGATATTCATGAGCTGATTGACGAAGTTATTCTTTCTTTGCAGGATAATGCCAACGAAAAAAGCCTGGTTATTCAGAATTTTGTGCCAGCCAAAACGTTTTGCAAAGCAGATTCGAATATGTTAACGCTGGTTATTCGAAACATCATCAGTAATGCCATAAAATTTACGCCAAACGGTGGTAAAATTACAACTTATGCTGATCATAACGGAAATGTGCTGGAGATTAAAATTTCAGATACAGGGATCGGTTTAACACCTGTACAGGTGGAGCATTTTAATATGCCAGGCTATCTAGGTGCGGGTGTGAGTACATCAGGTACCAATAAAGAAAAAGGTACAGGTTTAGGTTTATTGCTCTGCAGAACCTTTATTAGCTTGATGGATGGTAAAATTAGCGCTGATATTAATCCTACAGGTGGAAGTTATTTTAAAATAATCATGAAAAAATAA
- a CDS encoding DUF1684 domain-containing protein yields MRTITFLLLLISMNGFAQNYAEQIAKHREIYKQDFIKDERSPLRKNDLQNLHFYEADSTYKILADVETLKNEKVFKMSTFDGSSSDYYKYAHVNFVLNSKKIQMTLYKSVSLSTNPVYKDHLFLPFTDETNNKETYGGGRYIDLDAKEIVDNHIEIDFNKAYNPYCAYSDGYRCPVPPEDNNLQLAVKAGEKLYTGEKKH; encoded by the coding sequence ATGAGAACCATCACTTTCTTATTGTTATTGATCAGTATGAATGGCTTTGCACAGAATTATGCTGAACAGATTGCCAAACATCGTGAAATCTATAAACAGGATTTCATTAAAGACGAACGGTCGCCGCTCAGGAAAAACGACCTGCAAAACCTTCATTTTTATGAGGCAGATAGTACTTACAAAATCTTAGCGGATGTAGAAACACTGAAGAATGAAAAAGTTTTCAAAATGTCTACTTTCGATGGGTCCAGCAGCGATTATTATAAATATGCACATGTAAACTTTGTTCTTAATAGCAAAAAAATCCAAATGACTTTATATAAAAGTGTTTCTTTATCGACCAACCCAGTTTATAAAGATCACCTTTTTCTACCCTTTACTGATGAGACCAACAATAAGGAAACTTATGGCGGTGGCAGATACATTGATCTGGATGCAAAAGAAATCGTAGATAACCACATTGAAATCGATTTTAATAAAGCCTACAATCCTTACTGTGCTTATAGTGACGGATACCGTTGTCCTGTGCCGCCAGAAGACAACAACCTGCAATTGGCTGTAAAAGCTGGCGAAAAACTATATACTGGTGAAAAGAAACACTAG
- a CDS encoding LytTR family DNA-binding domain-containing protein → MTYSCLIVDDNEIERDAIEMHLKKIPSLNIIAVCSNGIEASQILSTVSVDIVYSDIDMPELSGMDLLKSIKKQPLFIFITSFSEYAAESFNLDALDFIVKPATFERILKATNKAIEYIELRKQLNKLPFENLNNDDKKDDDYFFFRETKGITKLKYNDVIYIESMGDFSKLFTSIDKHVILVSLKNLEKQLPSKIFSRVHKQYIININHIVTLTNHEVHLDHNFLVPISASNRQELLERSIDKKILSRFLK, encoded by the coding sequence ATGACGTACAGCTGTTTAATTGTTGATGATAATGAAATTGAAAGAGATGCCATAGAAATGCATCTAAAAAAAATCCCTTCATTAAATATTATCGCTGTGTGTAGTAATGGTATAGAAGCTTCGCAAATTTTATCAACCGTTTCTGTGGATATTGTTTATTCTGATATTGATATGCCAGAGCTTTCCGGTATGGATTTATTAAAGAGTATTAAAAAACAACCGTTATTTATATTTATTACTTCATTTAGTGAGTACGCGGCAGAAAGTTTTAATCTGGATGCATTGGATTTTATTGTAAAGCCCGCAACGTTCGAACGTATATTAAAAGCCACCAACAAAGCGATCGAGTATATTGAGTTAAGGAAACAATTAAATAAACTTCCTTTCGAAAACTTAAACAACGACGATAAAAAAGACGACGATTATTTCTTTTTTAGAGAGACTAAAGGCATAACCAAGCTTAAATATAATGATGTAATTTATATTGAAAGTATGGGTGATTTTTCAAAGCTGTTTACCAGTATCGATAAACATGTTATTTTAGTAAGCCTAAAAAATCTGGAAAAACAACTACCTTCGAAAATTTTCTCAAGGGTACACAAACAATACATCATTAATATAAACCATATCGTAACCTTAACCAATCATGAGGTTCATTTAGATCATAACTTTCTGGTTCCCATAAGTGCTTCTAACAGGCAGGAATTATTAGAAAGATCAATTGACAAGAAAATTCTGTCGAGATTTTTAAAATAA
- the aroA gene encoding 3-phosphoshikimate 1-carboxyvinyltransferase → MSKNALVSFKGTKNINTEIQLTGSKSECNRALIISALSKKLVKVENLSNAADTVTLNGILNNLEEELEVEIEESKTVDVGPAGTAMRFLSAYLSAKNGNFLLTGTERMKQRPIGILAEALRTIGADISYVESDGFPPLNITGPLNQKTAEVKIKGDISSQYISALLMIAPILPQGLTLEIEGELTSKPYVDMTLDMLAEVGIEHSWNGNSITIKPQVFKAGTLVVEPDWSAASYWYSIAALADEAEINLPTLKEKSLQGDSQIKNIMKIFGIATSKTDNGIAISNLGLSLDTKEILDLKTCPDLAQTIVVIAAALGKNMAFTGLETLKIKETDRIAALQNELAKIGVTFTEDNLVYTLNTDNLHFPDQVTFATYEDHRMAMAFAPLALLINEVEIEEMQVVEKSYPYYWEDLKKAGFDVSIK, encoded by the coding sequence ATGTCGAAAAACGCCTTAGTTTCTTTTAAAGGAACCAAGAATATCAATACGGAAATCCAATTAACAGGCTCTAAAAGCGAATGCAACAGAGCTTTGATTATTAGCGCTTTAAGCAAGAAACTGGTTAAAGTTGAAAACCTTTCCAATGCTGCCGATACGGTAACGTTAAATGGAATTCTGAATAATCTGGAAGAAGAATTAGAAGTTGAAATTGAGGAATCAAAAACGGTTGATGTTGGTCCTGCGGGAACTGCCATGCGCTTTTTATCAGCTTATCTTTCTGCTAAAAACGGTAATTTTCTATTAACAGGAACCGAAAGAATGAAGCAACGCCCGATCGGGATTTTGGCTGAGGCATTGAGAACAATCGGTGCTGATATTTCGTATGTAGAATCAGACGGTTTTCCTCCATTAAATATTACTGGTCCTTTAAATCAAAAAACTGCTGAAGTTAAAATAAAAGGCGATATCAGTAGTCAGTATATTTCAGCTTTGCTGATGATTGCCCCTATCCTACCTCAGGGTTTAACGTTAGAAATCGAAGGCGAACTGACTTCTAAACCGTATGTAGATATGACTTTAGATATGTTGGCTGAAGTTGGCATTGAACATAGCTGGAATGGAAATTCAATTACCATTAAACCACAGGTTTTTAAAGCTGGTACTTTGGTTGTTGAGCCAGACTGGAGCGCGGCATCGTATTGGTATAGCATTGCAGCTTTAGCAGATGAAGCAGAAATTAATTTACCCACTTTAAAAGAGAAAAGTTTACAGGGTGATAGCCAGATCAAAAATATCATGAAGATATTTGGCATCGCTACCAGCAAAACCGATAATGGAATTGCCATTAGCAACTTAGGTCTTTCTTTAGATACTAAAGAAATTTTAGATTTAAAAACCTGTCCGGATTTAGCACAAACTATTGTAGTTATTGCGGCTGCCTTGGGCAAAAATATGGCATTTACAGGTTTAGAAACCTTAAAAATTAAAGAAACAGATCGTATTGCAGCTCTTCAGAACGAATTGGCTAAAATAGGCGTTACTTTTACAGAAGATAATCTGGTTTATACTTTAAATACAGACAACCTTCATTTTCCTGATCAGGTTACTTTTGCAACCTACGAGGACCACCGTATGGCAATGGCTTTTGCTCCTCTTGCATTATTAATCAACGAAGTTGAAATTGAAGAAATGCAGGTAGTAGAAAAATCTTATCCTTATTATTGGGAAGATTTGAAAAAAGCGGGATTTGATGTTAGCATAAAGTAA
- the aroC gene encoding chorismate synthase, producing MAGNSFGQLFRITTFGESHGVAIGVIIDGCPAQLDIDMDFIQSELDKRKPGQSKITTQRKESDTVQVLSGVFEGKSTGTPIALLIPNEDQRSKDYGHNVDVYRPSHADYVYDAKYGIRDHRGGGRSSARETAARVAAGAIAKLFLKQQGIEIFAHVTSVGTIEAPNLEGNDLSALLQIREENIVRCADPATANEMIAFIDSVRKDGDTVGGKIGCIIKGCPAGLGEPVFDKLHADLGKAMLSINAVHGFEYGSGFAGSELRGSQHNDIPQPKVADSKVFKTTTNYAGGILGGISNGMDITFKVAFKPVATIMHNQQTINAAGEASEIKGKGRHDPCVVPRAVVIVEAMAALVLADQFLRNKVSII from the coding sequence ATGGCAGGCAACTCATTCGGACAATTATTTCGCATCACCACTTTTGGAGAATCTCATGGCGTAGCCATCGGGGTAATTATTGATGGCTGTCCGGCGCAATTGGATATCGATATGGATTTTATCCAGTCAGAACTTGACAAACGTAAACCTGGTCAATCCAAAATCACCACGCAAAGAAAAGAAAGTGATACCGTTCAGGTTTTGTCGGGTGTATTTGAAGGAAAAAGTACCGGGACACCAATTGCCTTGCTGATTCCAAACGAAGATCAACGCTCAAAAGATTACGGTCACAATGTTGATGTTTACCGTCCCAGCCACGCTGATTATGTTTATGATGCGAAATATGGTATCCGCGATCACCGTGGCGGAGGCCGTTCTTCTGCGCGCGAAACTGCTGCCCGTGTAGCAGCCGGAGCAATTGCCAAACTGTTTTTAAAGCAACAGGGCATTGAAATTTTTGCACACGTAACTTCAGTAGGAACAATAGAAGCTCCTAATTTGGAAGGCAATGATTTATCAGCTTTATTGCAAATTAGAGAAGAAAATATTGTGCGCTGTGCTGATCCGGCAACTGCAAACGAAATGATAGCGTTTATCGATTCGGTTAGAAAAGATGGCGACACCGTTGGTGGAAAAATAGGCTGTATAATAAAAGGCTGCCCTGCGGGTTTAGGGGAACCAGTTTTTGATAAATTGCATGCCGATTTAGGGAAAGCTATGCTCAGCATTAATGCTGTTCATGGTTTCGAATATGGCTCTGGCTTTGCCGGAAGTGAATTAAGAGGATCTCAGCACAATGACATCCCTCAGCCAAAAGTTGCTGATTCAAAAGTTTTTAAAACAACGACTAATTATGCTGGTGGCATTTTGGGCGGCATCTCTAATGGGATGGATATTACCTTCAAAGTAGCTTTTAAGCCTGTTGCCACCATTATGCATAACCAACAAACCATCAATGCAGCTGGTGAAGCCTCCGAGATTAAAGGGAAAGGCCGGCATGACCCTTGTGTGGTACCCAGGGCAGTAGTAATTGTTGAGGCAATGGCTGCACTCGTTTTAGCCGATCAGTTTTTAAGAAACAAAGTAAGTATTATTTAA